A genome region from Pseudomonas pergaminensis includes the following:
- a CDS encoding flavin reductase family protein, with protein sequence MPRHSLAIEPLSFREALGHYASGITVITSHIEGEPIGFTCQSFYSVSMNPPLVSFSVMSNSASYPKIRQAGRFAVNILSGEQVRISNQFARRGTDKWHDVDWQASPLGNPIIDGSLHWLDCDIHAEHVAGDHLIVIGEVKALNLQEATATQPLLYFKGQYCKIAAPDAPPF encoded by the coding sequence ATGCCACGTCACAGCCTGGCCATCGAGCCATTGAGCTTTCGCGAAGCGCTCGGGCACTACGCCTCCGGCATCACGGTGATCACGTCGCACATCGAGGGTGAGCCGATTGGTTTCACATGCCAGTCGTTCTACAGCGTGTCGATGAACCCACCGCTGGTGTCCTTCAGCGTCATGTCCAATTCCGCCAGTTATCCCAAAATCCGCCAGGCCGGTCGATTCGCCGTCAATATCCTCTCGGGTGAGCAGGTCAGGATCTCCAACCAGTTCGCGCGGCGTGGCACTGACAAGTGGCATGACGTCGACTGGCAGGCATCACCGCTGGGCAACCCGATCATCGACGGCAGCCTGCATTGGCTGGATTGCGACATTCACGCCGAACACGTCGCCGGTGATCACCTGATCGTGATTGGCGAAGTGAAAGCACTGAACCTGCAAGAGGCAACGGCGACGCAGCCGTTGCTGTATTTCAAAGGGCAATATTGCAAGATCGCCGCGCCTGACGCGCCCCCCTTTTAG
- a CDS encoding GNAT family N-acetyltransferase — MSPGPIIQAVTAADIPEVVRFVLQARAELFPTLTATGMPADLAHFEAIYLHGDGRFLIARDEGQIVAAIGYLPYDGRFPQLNYHGYRTVEVVRLFVLPAFRRFGLAGELYRALEAQAKAQRVAVMYLHTHPFLPGAIDFWLRQGFEVVDVDADPVWRTTHMQRTL; from the coding sequence ATGAGCCCAGGGCCCATCATTCAGGCGGTCACGGCGGCGGATATCCCTGAGGTAGTGAGGTTTGTGCTGCAAGCCCGTGCCGAGCTGTTTCCCACGCTCACTGCGACAGGCATGCCGGCGGACCTGGCGCATTTCGAGGCGATTTATCTGCACGGCGATGGGCGATTTCTGATCGCGCGTGATGAGGGCCAGATCGTCGCTGCCATCGGCTACCTGCCCTATGACGGGCGTTTCCCGCAGTTGAATTACCACGGCTACAGGACCGTGGAGGTGGTGCGCCTGTTTGTGCTGCCGGCGTTTCGCCGCTTTGGCCTGGCGGGCGAGTTGTACCGTGCGCTGGAGGCGCAGGCCAAAGCACAACGGGTCGCGGTGATGTACCTGCACACCCATCCGTTTTTGCCGGGGGCGATTGATTTTTGGCTTCGGCAGGGGTTCGAGGTGGTGGATGTGGACGCTGACCCGGTGTGGCGCACGACGCATATGCAGCGCACCCTCTAA
- a CDS encoding methionine synthase: MKKLLPTSTAGSLPKPSWLAQPETLWSPWKLQENELVEGKQDALRLSLQEQQNAGIDIVSDGEQTRQHFVTTFIEHLGGVDFEKRETVRIRDRYDASVPTVVGAVTRQKPVFVEDAKFLRQQTTQPIKWALPGPMTMIDTLYDNHYKSREKLAWEFAKILNEEARELEAAGVDIIQFDEPAFNVFFDEVNDWGVATLERAIEGLKCETAVHICYGYGIKANTDWKKTLGSEWRQYEEAFPKLQKSSIDIVSLECHNSHVPMELIELIRGKKVMVGAIDVANHAIETPEEVANTLRKALQFVDADKLYPCTNCGMAPLPRQVARGKLNALSAGADIIRRELSN; this comes from the coding sequence ATGAAAAAGTTATTGCCTACTTCAACCGCCGGCAGCTTGCCTAAACCGTCCTGGCTGGCACAACCCGAGACGCTCTGGTCACCCTGGAAACTGCAAGAAAACGAGCTGGTCGAGGGCAAACAAGACGCCCTGCGTTTGTCACTGCAAGAACAGCAAAACGCGGGCATCGATATCGTCAGCGATGGTGAACAAACGCGCCAACACTTCGTCACCACCTTTATCGAGCACCTCGGCGGCGTTGATTTCGAGAAGCGCGAAACCGTCAGAATCCGTGACCGTTATGACGCGAGCGTGCCGACGGTGGTGGGTGCGGTCACGCGTCAAAAGCCAGTGTTTGTCGAAGACGCCAAGTTCCTGCGCCAGCAAACCACGCAACCCATCAAATGGGCGCTGCCAGGCCCCATGACCATGATCGATACGCTGTACGACAACCACTACAAAAGTCGCGAAAAACTGGCCTGGGAATTCGCCAAGATCCTCAATGAAGAAGCCAGGGAACTGGAAGCGGCGGGCGTCGATATCATCCAGTTCGACGAGCCAGCCTTTAACGTGTTCTTTGATGAGGTGAATGACTGGGGCGTTGCCACCCTGGAACGCGCAATTGAAGGCCTTAAATGTGAAACCGCGGTACATATCTGCTACGGCTATGGCATCAAGGCCAACACCGATTGGAAAAAGACACTCGGATCAGAGTGGCGCCAATACGAAGAGGCGTTTCCCAAGCTGCAAAAATCCAGCATCGATATCGTCTCGCTGGAGTGCCACAACTCCCATGTGCCCATGGAGCTCATCGAACTCATTCGCGGTAAAAAAGTGATGGTCGGTGCCATCGACGTGGCCAACCATGCCATCGAGACACCCGAGGAAGTCGCCAATACCCTGCGCAAAGCCCTGCAGTTCGTGGATGCTGACAAGCTATACCCGTGCACCAACTGCGGCATGGCGCCCCTGCCCCGTCAGGTTGCGAGAGGCAAGCTGAACGCGTTGAGTGCCGGCGCAGACATCATCCGCCGAGAACTGTCGAACTAG
- a CDS encoding GMC family oxidoreductase — translation MSSDNFDFIVCGAGASGSVVAGRLAENPDVRVLLIEAGGTDDHPDIEQPGHWPLNLGTDRDWNFTAAANPHINHRQLPLSMGRGLGGGSSINVMLWARGHKNDWEDFATESGDPAWNYASVLKLYQRIEHYQGTSDPTRRGTDGPVHIQPASGAQPIAHALLDAARAMDIPTFESPNGLMMEGRGGAAINDLIIKDGKRHSIYRAYVRPRPNLTVLTDTLVSRLLFDGQRVVGVEALRDGQTQRYQAGHEVILSLGAINTPKVLMQSGIGPEQELRRHGIALRQHLPGVGANHQDHVSFAAIFEYATPQPVGYGGSEATLYWSSDSALRLPDMFHCQLEFPVPSAENAHLGVPAHGWTMFAGLAHPQSRGLVTLSGPRVDDAPIIQPNTLAHPDDLRCALDNLRFVQELGAQPAFKGLVKGECLPGKLDSQALAHYARNAAVTYWHQCGTAKMGRDSMSVVNSRLQVYGVQGLRIADASIMPHVTSGNTMAPCVVIGERAVEEIRALYQL, via the coding sequence ATGTCCAGCGATAATTTTGACTTCATTGTATGTGGCGCCGGCGCATCCGGCTCTGTAGTCGCCGGCCGACTGGCGGAAAACCCCGACGTTCGTGTGCTGCTGATCGAAGCCGGTGGCACTGACGACCACCCCGACATCGAACAGCCCGGCCACTGGCCGCTGAACCTGGGCACTGACCGCGACTGGAACTTCACCGCGGCCGCCAACCCGCACATCAATCACCGACAGCTCCCGCTGAGCATGGGCCGGGGCCTGGGTGGCGGGTCGAGCATCAATGTGATGCTGTGGGCGCGAGGGCACAAAAACGACTGGGAAGACTTCGCCACAGAAAGCGGCGACCCGGCCTGGAATTACGCCTCCGTGCTCAAGCTGTACCAGCGCATCGAACACTACCAAGGCACCAGCGACCCAACCCGACGCGGCACTGACGGCCCGGTTCACATTCAACCGGCGTCGGGGGCCCAGCCCATCGCCCACGCCCTGCTCGACGCCGCCCGCGCGATGGACATCCCGACCTTTGAAAGCCCCAACGGCCTGATGATGGAAGGTCGTGGCGGCGCGGCCATCAACGACTTGATCATCAAGGACGGCAAACGCCACTCCATTTATCGCGCCTATGTGCGACCACGGCCCAACCTCACCGTGCTGACCGACACGCTGGTGAGCCGGCTGCTGTTCGACGGCCAGCGGGTGGTGGGCGTTGAAGCGTTGCGCGACGGGCAGACCCAGCGCTACCAGGCCGGCCACGAAGTGATCCTGTCCCTTGGCGCAATCAACACGCCCAAAGTGCTGATGCAGTCTGGCATCGGGCCTGAGCAGGAATTGCGGCGCCACGGCATCGCGCTTCGCCAGCACCTGCCCGGTGTCGGGGCGAACCATCAGGACCACGTGTCCTTCGCCGCCATCTTCGAATACGCCACGCCCCAACCCGTGGGCTACGGCGGCTCCGAAGCCACGCTGTACTGGAGCAGCGACAGCGCCCTGCGCCTGCCGGACATGTTCCACTGCCAGCTTGAATTCCCGGTGCCCAGTGCCGAAAACGCCCACCTCGGCGTCCCCGCCCACGGCTGGACCATGTTTGCCGGCCTGGCCCACCCGCAGAGCCGTGGCCTCGTGACGTTGTCCGGCCCACGCGTGGACGACGCGCCGATCATCCAACCCAACACCCTCGCGCACCCAGACGACCTGCGTTGCGCCCTGGACAACCTGCGCTTCGTCCAAGAATTGGGTGCACAGCCCGCGTTCAAGGGCCTGGTCAAAGGTGAATGCCTGCCGGGCAAGCTCGACTCGCAGGCATTGGCACACTACGCCCGAAATGCCGCCGTGACTTATTGGCACCAATGCGGTACCGCCAAAATGGGCCGGGATTCGATGTCAGTGGTTAACAGCCGCCTGCAAGTCTACGGCGTGCAGGGCCTGCGAATTGCCGACGCCTCGATCATGCCGCACGTGACCAGCGGCAACACCATGGCGCCGTGCGTGGTGATCGGCGAGCGCGCGGTGGAGGAGATTCGGGCGCTGTATCAGCTGTGA
- a CDS encoding DUF1852 domain-containing protein has product MNKEFAFTVKSVRFDEHYHPAENTRITTNFANLARGASRQENLRNTLRMIDNRFNALAHWDNPKGDRYTVELEIISVEMDMDTQSSGHAIPLIEILKTNIVDRKTNERLAGIVGNNFSSYVRDYDFSVRLLEHNKDQPHFSTPADFGELHGKLFKSFVNSSTYKEHFTKPPVICLSVSSAKTYHRTENLHPVLGVEYQQDEYSLTDEYFNKMGLKVRYFMPANSVAPLAFYFSGDLLSDYTPLELISTISTMDTFQKIYRPEIYNANSAAGKSFQPSLQHQDYSLTRIVYDREERSRLAIEQGKFVEENFIKPYQSVLEQWSANHAR; this is encoded by the coding sequence ATGAACAAAGAATTTGCATTTACGGTCAAGAGCGTTCGTTTCGACGAGCACTACCACCCCGCCGAAAATACGCGCATCACGACCAACTTTGCCAACTTGGCGAGGGGCGCGAGCCGTCAAGAAAACTTGCGCAACACGTTAAGGATGATTGACAACCGCTTCAATGCCTTGGCCCATTGGGATAACCCCAAAGGCGATCGCTACACGGTCGAGCTTGAAATCATTTCCGTGGAAATGGACATGGATACACAAAGCAGCGGCCATGCCATTCCTTTGATTGAGATATTGAAAACCAACATTGTTGATCGAAAAACCAACGAGCGCCTGGCAGGCATTGTCGGCAATAACTTTTCCTCTTACGTACGTGACTACGACTTCAGCGTGCGCTTGCTGGAGCACAACAAGGACCAACCCCACTTCAGCACACCCGCTGACTTCGGCGAGTTGCACGGGAAGTTGTTCAAGAGCTTCGTTAATTCAAGCACTTACAAAGAGCACTTCACCAAGCCGCCTGTCATCTGCCTGAGTGTGTCGAGTGCCAAGACCTACCATCGCACCGAAAACCTGCACCCTGTACTGGGCGTTGAATATCAGCAAGATGAATATTCCCTGACGGATGAATACTTCAACAAGATGGGGCTGAAGGTCCGCTATTTCATGCCTGCCAATAGCGTTGCGCCCCTGGCTTTTTATTTTTCCGGCGATTTGCTCAGCGACTACACCCCGCTTGAGCTGATCAGCACCATCAGCACCATGGACACCTTCCAGAAGATTTACCGCCCGGAGATCTACAACGCCAACTCTGCAGCCGGCAAATCCTTTCAGCCCAGTCTGCAACACCAGGACTATTCACTGACGCGGATTGTTTATGACCGCGAAGAGCGCAGCCGACTGGCCATTGAACAGGGCAAGTTTGTTGAAGAAAACTTCATCAAGCCCTACCAGTCGGTGCTGGAGCAATGGTCTGCCAACCACGCGCGTTGA
- the tspO gene encoding tryptophan-rich sensory protein TspO, with the protein MTFFIFLLACAAAASTGIIFKPGAWYESLVKPSFTPPNWLFPVAWTIIYLLLAWAGYRLSLIPGSQMVLALWAAQIALNTLWTPVFFGAHRILAAMVIITVLWVTVAAMVVLAVRLDLITGLILFPYLAWLCVAAALNFSILRNNR; encoded by the coding sequence ATGACCTTCTTCATCTTCCTGCTCGCCTGCGCCGCTGCCGCCAGCACCGGCATTATTTTCAAGCCGGGTGCCTGGTACGAATCCCTGGTTAAACCCAGCTTCACCCCGCCCAATTGGTTGTTCCCGGTGGCGTGGACGATTATCTACTTGCTGCTGGCTTGGGCCGGATACCGCCTCAGCCTGATTCCAGGCAGCCAAATGGTGCTGGCCTTGTGGGCGGCGCAGATTGCGTTGAACACCCTGTGGACGCCGGTGTTCTTCGGTGCCCATCGCATCCTCGCCGCGATGGTGATTATCACGGTGCTGTGGGTCACGGTGGCGGCGATGGTGGTGTTGGCGGTGCGTCTGGATCTGATCACTGGCTTGATTCTGTTCCCTTACCTGGCGTGGCTGTGCGTGGCGGCGGCGCTGAACTTTTCGATCCTGCGCAATAACCGCTGA
- a CDS encoding nucleotidyltransferase family protein, translated as MTLTVETLINLAMANPINAEITARLPDLEVDQCFLTAGCLFQAVWNHQSNLPAAQGVKDYDVFYFDTDLSYEAEDRVIRRAEGLFQDLGVNVEVKNQARVHLWYAERFGRPYPPLHSAKQGIDRYLVAGTCIGLEIATGELYAPYGLKDVAQGVLRINPVHREPELFAQKARSYQARWPWLRIVGAVEL; from the coding sequence ATGACATTGACCGTCGAAACCCTGATCAACCTGGCCATGGCCAACCCCATCAACGCCGAAATCACCGCGCGCCTGCCTGACTTGGAGGTAGACCAGTGTTTTCTCACGGCGGGCTGCCTGTTCCAGGCGGTGTGGAATCATCAGTCGAATCTGCCTGCAGCCCAGGGCGTTAAGGACTACGACGTCTTCTACTTTGATACCGACCTGTCCTACGAGGCCGAGGACAGGGTGATCCGCAGGGCCGAGGGGTTGTTTCAGGACCTGGGCGTGAATGTGGAAGTGAAGAACCAAGCGCGGGTTCATCTCTGGTACGCCGAGCGGTTTGGTCGACCTTATCCGCCGTTGCACTCGGCCAAACAAGGGATTGATCGTTACTTGGTGGCGGGTACGTGCATTGGGTTGGAGATTGCCACGGGCGAACTGTACGCGCCGTATGGGCTGAAGGATGTGGCGCAGGGCGTGCTGCGCATCAACCCGGTGCATCGAGAACCTGAGTTGTTCGCGCAAAAGGCCCGCAGTTATCAAGCGCGCTGGCCTTGGTTGAGAATTGTGGGAGCTGTCGAGCTTTAG
- a CDS encoding alpha/beta hydrolase, which produces MFKPKAIALALAMTTSLFASASFAAQPSVVIVHGAFADGSDWAKVVPLLQTQGIKVTVVQNPLTSLADDVAATQRVLNNQDGNVVLVGHSWGGTVISEAGTDKKVRSLVYVAAFAPDAGQASKDLGKDYPAPTGVKDITADKNGFLYMTAQGMATGFAQDLSPEQTAVMAATQGPIRASAFDDKTSVAAWKGKPSWYVVARDDRMIQPDLQRAFAKKIGAQVTEIPASHVPQQSRPADVARVIIQAVQQSQ; this is translated from the coding sequence ATGTTCAAGCCCAAAGCAATCGCCCTCGCACTCGCCATGACCACTTCGCTTTTCGCCAGCGCCAGCTTCGCCGCCCAACCCTCGGTGGTGATCGTGCACGGTGCCTTTGCCGACGGTTCCGACTGGGCCAAGGTGGTGCCGCTGCTGCAAACCCAAGGTATCAAGGTGACCGTGGTGCAAAACCCGCTGACCTCCCTGGCCGACGACGTCGCCGCTACCCAACGCGTGCTCAACAACCAGGACGGCAACGTCGTACTGGTCGGGCATTCCTGGGGCGGCACCGTGATCAGCGAGGCCGGCACTGACAAGAAAGTGCGCAGCCTGGTCTACGTCGCCGCCTTCGCACCGGATGCAGGCCAAGCCAGCAAAGACCTGGGCAAAGACTACCCCGCCCCGACCGGCGTCAAAGACATTACAGCTGATAAAAACGGCTTTCTCTACATGACCGCGCAAGGCATGGCCACCGGCTTCGCCCAGGACCTGTCACCTGAGCAGACCGCCGTGATGGCCGCGACCCAAGGCCCGATCCGCGCCTCGGCCTTTGACGACAAAACCAGCGTCGCCGCCTGGAAAGGCAAGCCGTCGTGGTACGTGGTGGCCCGTGACGACCGCATGATCCAGCCCGACCTGCAGCGCGCCTTCGCCAAGAAAATCGGAGCACAGGTCACTGAGATCCCGGCCAGCCATGTGCCTCAACAATCGCGCCCGGCCGACGTGGCCAGGGTGATCATCCAGGCCGTGCAGCAAAGCCAGTAA
- a CDS encoding HD domain-containing phosphohydrolase, translated as MDDTDCIEMDGAILALSMVGDLSMGQPFGQSRRTARLVQLLGQACHGDGEHIDIGRQVALLRWSGCTANADGFTALLGDDVQGRNAMLSQTLDAAGVRAVGQATGLAQVHCEVSGDIARTLGLNAGVERGLRNVFEQFDGGGRPFGLRHPQVPEVVYWVVLAGDLEILSRVHGLEMALQWIAGQRDQRYPGALIAELSRHAEDWLEQLRSVPEGLACARTELREVPLTLVGDVIDLKLPWLAGYSRRSAELVRVAAGLCGLSHTTTNHLSQAALIHGIGRAAVPNRIWNSPSALLDDDLEQARLVPYWTSRVCGQIPALAVPGQLAAHAYERLDGSGYFRSLSGDALTDEHRLLTATLAWEALRSERPWRPAFSEEGAERVLLDEAQQGRFDPRACQAVIAAARGELSVKGCKASNGPLTERETEILQRISKGGSNKEVARQLGISPSTVRTHVESVFRKLECTTRAAATLKALTLGLI; from the coding sequence ATGGACGACACTGACTGCATTGAGATGGACGGCGCGATCCTGGCGTTGTCCATGGTCGGCGACTTGAGCATGGGCCAGCCGTTCGGCCAGTCGCGCCGCACGGCACGCCTGGTGCAGCTGCTGGGCCAGGCCTGCCACGGCGACGGCGAGCACATCGACATCGGCCGCCAGGTGGCGCTGCTGCGCTGGTCGGGGTGCACGGCCAATGCGGACGGTTTTACCGCGTTGCTCGGCGACGACGTGCAGGGCCGCAACGCGATGCTCAGCCAGACCCTCGACGCGGCGGGCGTGCGCGCTGTGGGCCAGGCGACGGGGTTGGCGCAGGTGCATTGCGAGGTGTCCGGCGACATCGCGCGCACCTTGGGGCTTAACGCCGGCGTTGAGCGCGGCCTGCGCAATGTGTTCGAGCAGTTCGACGGCGGCGGCAGACCCTTTGGCCTGCGCCATCCACAGGTGCCGGAAGTGGTCTATTGGGTGGTGCTGGCGGGCGACCTGGAGATTCTGTCGCGGGTGCACGGCCTTGAGATGGCGTTGCAATGGATCGCAGGCCAGCGTGATCAACGCTATCCGGGTGCACTGATCGCCGAGCTGTCGCGGCACGCCGAGGACTGGCTGGAGCAATTGCGTTCAGTACCGGAGGGGTTGGCTTGCGCGCGCACCGAGCTACGTGAGGTGCCGTTGACCCTGGTGGGCGACGTGATCGACCTCAAGTTGCCCTGGCTCGCCGGGTATTCGCGGCGTTCGGCCGAATTGGTGCGCGTGGCGGCGGGCCTGTGTGGCCTGTCGCACACCACTACCAATCACCTGAGCCAGGCGGCATTGATTCACGGTATCGGCCGGGCGGCGGTGCCCAATCGCATCTGGAACAGCCCCAGTGCGCTGCTGGACGACGACCTCGAGCAGGCCCGTTTGGTGCCCTACTGGACGTCCCGCGTGTGCGGCCAGATTCCCGCGCTCGCGGTGCCGGGGCAATTGGCAGCCCACGCCTATGAGCGGCTGGACGGCAGTGGGTACTTCCGCAGCCTCAGCGGCGATGCACTGACGGACGAGCACCGCTTGCTCACCGCCACGCTGGCCTGGGAGGCCTTGCGCAGCGAGCGTCCGTGGCGGCCAGCGTTCAGCGAGGAAGGGGCTGAACGCGTGCTGTTGGATGAGGCGCAGCAGGGGCGCTTCGACCCTCGCGCGTGCCAGGCGGTGATCGCTGCGGCGCGGGGCGAGCTGTCGGTCAAAGGCTGCAAGGCCAGCAATGGCCCGCTGACCGAGCGCGAAACCGAGATTTTGCAGCGCATCAGTAAAGGTGGCAGCAACAAGGAAGTGGCGCGCCAACTAGGCATTAGCCCGAGCACCGTGCGCACCCACGTGGAAAGCGTGTTTCGCAAATTGGAGTGCACAACGCGTGCGGCCGCCACGCTGAAGGCACTGACGCTGGGTTTGATTTAG
- a CDS encoding ABC transporter ATP-binding protein: protein MTVLSCTGLGFKVREVELLRDIHLDVHLGETLGIVGPNGSGKSTLLKLLAGLRTPAAGDVLLGGQRLGTLSRRAIAQQLAVVEQQADTDDAIRVFDAVALGRTPWLSALSPWSSDDDAIVNQALHDVDAIHLSQRAWRSLSGGERQRVHIARALAQRPQILLLDEPTNHLDIQHQLGILKGVQGLPVTTLIALHDLNQALTCDRLAVLDHGRLVALGEPLEVLTAQRLQETFGVQAHYLTDPFDGAQILRLRPN from the coding sequence ATGACGGTACTGAGCTGCACGGGGTTAGGCTTCAAAGTACGCGAGGTCGAGTTGCTGCGCGATATTCACTTGGACGTTCATCTGGGTGAAACCCTGGGAATTGTCGGGCCGAACGGCTCCGGCAAGTCCACTTTGCTCAAGCTGCTCGCCGGCCTGCGCACGCCGGCGGCCGGCGACGTGTTGCTGGGCGGCCAGCGCCTGGGCACGCTATCGCGCCGCGCCATCGCACAACAACTGGCCGTGGTGGAACAGCAGGCCGACACCGACGACGCCATCCGCGTGTTCGACGCCGTGGCGCTGGGCCGTACACCGTGGCTGTCGGCGCTGAGCCCGTGGTCCAGTGACGACGACGCCATCGTGAACCAGGCCTTGCATGACGTCGACGCCATCCACCTGAGCCAACGCGCCTGGCGCAGTCTCTCGGGCGGTGAACGCCAACGGGTGCACATCGCCCGTGCGTTGGCGCAACGGCCGCAGATCCTGTTGTTGGATGAGCCGACCAATCACCTGGATATCCAGCATCAGTTGGGGATCTTGAAGGGTGTACAAGGCTTGCCCGTCACCACCCTGATTGCCCTGCATGACCTCAACCAGGCGCTCACCTGCGACCGCCTGGCGGTGCTGGATCACGGGCGGTTGGTCGCCCTGGGAGAACCGCTGGAAGTGCTGACCGCGCAACGGTTGCAGGAGACGTTCGGGGTGCAGGCGCATTACCTGACAGACCCGTTCGATGGGGCGCAGATACTGCGGCTACGCCCAAACTGA
- a CDS encoding GNAT family N-acetyltransferase: MPVNALSLRPAIVTDLPSIYRGELAYIQQWEPTHEAGWRSQVERNLALWVDNFELLTVAVLDGQFVGYSLWKPEDGFAELYTINVSEAHRRKGIGRALLDAYGVAALGSGCTHLSLSVRPDNPARLMYEGAGFITVGTDAHGYLRYERANGFGNLKPDR; encoded by the coding sequence GTGCCTGTGAATGCACTGAGCCTACGCCCAGCGATTGTCACTGACCTACCGTCAATCTACCGAGGGGAGTTGGCCTACATCCAACAGTGGGAGCCTACTCACGAAGCCGGTTGGCGCTCGCAGGTGGAGCGCAACCTCGCGCTGTGGGTCGATAACTTCGAGCTGCTCACGGTCGCGGTGCTGGACGGTCAGTTTGTCGGGTATTCGCTATGGAAGCCCGAGGACGGTTTCGCCGAGCTGTACACGATCAATGTCAGCGAAGCTCATCGGCGCAAAGGGATAGGTCGGGCGTTGCTGGACGCTTATGGGGTTGCGGCGTTGGGCAGCGGCTGCACTCACCTGAGTTTGAGCGTGCGCCCTGATAACCCTGCCCGGCTGATGTATGAAGGTGCAGGGTTTATCACGGTGGGGACAGACGCCCATGGCTACCTTCGCTATGAGCGCGCAAATGGGTTTGGGAACTTAAAACCTGATCGATGA
- a CDS encoding alpha/beta hydrolase fold domain-containing protein: MAVKPWPASEPELAEMRRFNQKLAWLPRFKIRNRVTPRLIQALLRVSQKIKQAPVAETHYVDSVPVRILRPSGKPKGVVLDIHGGGLVIGNAQMDDDLNLGMVNACDVTVVSVDYRLAVDTPVEGLMDDCLAAARWLLTAEEFAGLPVFVVGESAGGHLAAATLLALKQWPALLQRVSGAVLYYGVYDLTGTPSVRAAGPDTLLLDGPGMVEALRMLTPGLSDDERRRPPLSPLYGDFEGLPPALMFVGELDPLKDDTLLIAERWPGAEAYLLPEAAHGFIHFPVVMGKEVLACCREWISQRVSGEVLNLTSSK; this comes from the coding sequence ATGGCCGTTAAACCCTGGCCCGCCAGTGAGCCCGAACTGGCCGAGATGCGCCGATTCAACCAGAAACTCGCCTGGTTGCCGCGCTTCAAGATCCGCAATCGCGTCACGCCGCGTTTGATCCAGGCGCTGTTGCGGGTCAGTCAGAAGATCAAGCAAGCCCCTGTGGCTGAAACCCATTACGTCGATTCAGTCCCCGTGCGCATCCTGCGCCCCAGCGGCAAGCCTAAAGGTGTGGTGCTGGATATCCACGGCGGCGGCTTGGTGATCGGCAATGCGCAGATGGATGACGACCTGAACCTGGGGATGGTCAATGCCTGCGACGTGACGGTGGTGTCGGTGGATTATCGGCTGGCGGTCGACACGCCGGTCGAAGGGCTGATGGACGACTGCCTGGCGGCCGCGCGTTGGTTGCTCACCGCCGAGGAATTCGCTGGCCTGCCGGTGTTCGTCGTCGGTGAATCGGCCGGTGGGCACCTGGCAGCGGCCACCTTGCTCGCGCTGAAGCAATGGCCAGCGCTGCTCCAGCGGGTGAGCGGGGCGGTGTTGTATTACGGCGTCTACGACTTGACCGGCACACCCAGCGTGCGCGCGGCGGGGCCGGACACGCTGTTGCTGGACGGGCCGGGCATGGTCGAGGCGCTGCGCATGCTCACGCCGGGGTTGAGCGATGACGAGCGCCGCCGGCCGCCGCTGTCACCATTGTACGGCGACTTCGAGGGCCTGCCACCGGCGTTGATGTTTGTGGGAGAGCTGGACCCTTTGAAGGATGACACACTGTTGATTGCTGAGCGCTGGCCAGGGGCTGAAGCGTACCTGTTGCCGGAGGCGGCGCATGGGTTTATTCATTTTCCGGTGGTGATGGGGAAGGAAGTGCTTGCCTGTTGCCGTGAGTGGATAAGCCAGCGAGTGAGCGGGGAAGTACTCAACCTTACATCGTCCAAGTAA